The Pseudophaeobacter arcticus DSM 23566 genome includes a region encoding these proteins:
- the moaB gene encoding molybdenum cofactor biosynthesis protein B, giving the protein MSRIDETKEFIPVRIAILTVSDSRSLAEDRSGQVLVDRLQAAGHILADRQIMPDERGEIAGQLRTWVADPAVDVVISTGGTGLTGRDVTVEAHRDVYEKEIEAFGTVFTIVSMKKIGTSAVQSRATGGVAGGTYLFALPGSPGACKDGWDEILALQLDYRHRPCNFVEIMPRLTETQRRK; this is encoded by the coding sequence ATGTCACGTATCGACGAAACCAAGGAGTTTATCCCGGTTCGCATCGCCATCCTTACCGTCTCGGACAGTCGCAGCCTGGCTGAGGACCGCTCGGGCCAGGTGCTGGTCGACCGGTTGCAGGCGGCAGGGCATATCCTGGCGGATCGTCAGATCATGCCGGATGAACGGGGCGAGATCGCCGGTCAACTGCGCACCTGGGTGGCAGACCCTGCGGTGGATGTGGTGATTTCCACCGGCGGCACCGGGCTGACAGGGCGCGATGTCACGGTTGAGGCGCACCGCGATGTCTATGAAAAAGAGATCGAGGCCTTTGGCACCGTCTTTACCATCGTGTCGATGAAAAAGATCGGCACCTCGGCGGTGCAATCCCGTGCTACGGGAGGGGTTGCAGGCGGCACCTACCTGTTTGCGCTGCCCGGCAGCCCCGGCGCCTGCAAGGATGGCTGGGACGAAATTCTGGCGTTGCAGCTGGATTACCGTCACCGCCCCTGCAATTTTGTGGAAATAATGCCACGTTTGACTGAAACCCAGCGACGGAAGTGA
- a CDS encoding LysE family translocator, translated as MIDPITLLTFVPAALALNLTPGADMMFCLGQGLRSGRGSALAASAGISTGGMVHVALAGLGLGAVVNTMPGLFDVIRWLGVAYLLYLAWGALKAPATAQAGQPPVPPSRAFRAGFWVNLTNPKVILFVLAFVPQFVVPEAGSVLGQFLIYGLVLALGGFVINGLVGVFGSAAGRLLAPTSRAGLWLGRISAGIFAGLALRLALLQKT; from the coding sequence ATGATTGATCCCATCACTCTTTTGACCTTTGTGCCGGCGGCGCTGGCGCTGAACCTCACACCCGGAGCGGATATGATGTTCTGTCTGGGGCAGGGGCTGCGATCGGGGCGCGGATCGGCGCTGGCGGCCAGTGCGGGGATCTCTACCGGCGGTATGGTGCATGTGGCGCTGGCCGGGCTGGGGCTTGGTGCGGTTGTGAATACAATGCCGGGGCTGTTTGATGTGATCCGCTGGCTTGGCGTCGCCTATCTGCTGTATCTTGCCTGGGGCGCGTTGAAAGCGCCAGCCACGGCGCAGGCCGGTCAGCCGCCGGTGCCGCCCTCGCGTGCCTTTCGCGCCGGGTTTTGGGTCAATCTGACCAATCCCAAGGTGATCCTTTTTGTGTTGGCCTTTGTGCCACAGTTTGTGGTGCCCGAGGCCGGGTCGGTGCTGGGACAATTCCTGATCTACGGCTTGGTTCTGGCGCTGGGGGGCTTTGTCATCAATGGGCTGGTTGGTGTCTTTGGCAGCGCCGCCGGGCGCTTGCTGGCCCCAACGTCGCGGGCGGGCCTGTGGTTGGGCCGCATCTCGGCGGGAATATTTGCGGGGCTGGCACTCAGGCTCGCGCTTTTGCAAAAGACATGA
- a CDS encoding metallophosphoesterase family protein, with the protein MKILAFSDLHLSGAHAAALVAASAQADLVIGAGDFCNQRKGLDQAMALLADISTPVITVAGNAESAAELRAAALPGMHVLHGEGMELGGLHFFGLGGGIPAPPFGAWSYNLSEAEAEALLAGCGQADILICHSPPKGQGDETSLGMSVGSTAIRRAVERLQPQLALFGHIHDSWGFRGQIGATLTANLGPEPSFFDVTP; encoded by the coding sequence ATGAAAATATTGGCCTTTTCCGACCTGCATCTTTCGGGCGCGCATGCGGCGGCGCTGGTTGCGGCCAGCGCGCAGGCGGATCTGGTGATTGGTGCCGGGGATTTCTGCAACCAGCGCAAAGGTCTGGATCAGGCCATGGCGCTGCTGGCCGATATCTCAACTCCGGTGATCACCGTGGCGGGCAATGCCGAAAGCGCGGCCGAGCTGCGCGCCGCCGCCCTGCCGGGGATGCATGTGCTGCACGGTGAGGGGATGGAGCTTGGCGGGCTGCATTTCTTTGGCCTTGGCGGTGGTATCCCCGCGCCGCCCTTTGGCGCGTGGTCTTATAATCTGTCAGAGGCTGAAGCAGAGGCGCTGCTGGCGGGCTGCGGCCAGGCCGATATCCTGATCTGTCATTCCCCGCCCAAGGGGCAGGGGGATGAGACATCGCTGGGGATGTCGGTGGGTTCTACTGCAATCCGGCGGGCGGTGGAGCGGCTGCAGCCGCAGCTGGCCCTGTTTGGTCATATTCACGACAGTTGGGGATTTCGCGGCCAAATCGGCGCAACGCTGACCGCCAACCTGGGGCCAGAGCCCAGCTTTTTTGACGTCACACCATGA
- a CDS encoding uracil-DNA glycosylase: MESAIDYWSAKALLEWQVELGATEALCEEPVNRYELAAPAPRARQGQQADQASGQKPGMPPPVAPKPKAVDPVAEARKAAAAAPELPSLRAAMAAFRHCELKMGARNLVFGDGQPGARVMVIGEAPGREEDQQGKPFVGPAGQLLDRMLAAIDLDRAKNVYITNVLPWRPQQNRDPSAEEIDMMLPFLARHVELAQPDILVLMGNISCQAVLGKRGISRLRGHWAEAWGKPVLPMFHPAYLLRQPEHKRAAWADLLELKARLGAPN; the protein is encoded by the coding sequence ATGGAATCGGCAATAGATTATTGGAGCGCAAAAGCGCTGTTGGAGTGGCAGGTGGAGCTTGGCGCCACCGAAGCCCTGTGTGAAGAGCCGGTCAACCGCTATGAGCTGGCCGCGCCTGCGCCCAGGGCACGTCAGGGGCAACAGGCGGATCAGGCTTCTGGTCAAAAGCCCGGTATGCCGCCGCCCGTCGCCCCCAAGCCCAAAGCCGTCGATCCGGTGGCCGAGGCCCGCAAAGCGGCCGCTGCGGCGCCGGAGCTGCCCTCGCTGCGGGCGGCCATGGCGGCGTTTCGCCATTGCGAGCTTAAAATGGGCGCGCGCAATCTGGTCTTTGGCGATGGTCAGCCGGGCGCGCGGGTGATGGTGATCGGCGAAGCCCCTGGACGCGAGGAAGATCAGCAGGGCAAACCCTTTGTTGGCCCGGCCGGGCAATTGCTGGACCGGATGCTGGCGGCGATTGATCTGGATCGCGCCAAAAACGTCTATATCACAAATGTGCTGCCCTGGCGGCCACAACAAAACCGCGACCCCAGCGCGGAAGAAATTGACATGATGCTGCCCTTCCTTGCGCGCCATGTGGAATTGGCGCAGCCGGATATTCTGGTGCTGATGGGCAATATCAGCTGTCAGGCGGTACTGGGCAAACGGGGCATTTCGCGGCTGCGCGGCCACTGGGCCGAGGCCTGGGGCAAGCCGGTGCTGCCGATGTTCCACCCGGCCTATCTGTTGCGCCAGCCCGAGCACAAGCGCGCGGCCTGGGCCGATTTGCTGGAATTGAAGGCGCGGTTGGGCGCGCCAAACTAG
- a CDS encoding aspartate carbamoyltransferase catalytic subunit: MSSPTSPPLSPTGFGHRHLLGIEPLKPHEITAILDLADSYVDLNRRPEKHSDALAGLTQINMFFENSTRTQASFEIAGKRLGADVMNMAMQASSIKKGETLIDTAMTLNAMHPDLLVVRHPHSGAVDLLAQKVNCAVLNAGDGRHEHPTQALLDALTIRRAKGRLHRLNIAICGDVAHSRVARSNLILLGKMENRIRLIGPPTLVPSQFAEFGAEIYDDMHEGLKDVDVVMMLRLQKERMDGGFIPSEREYYHRYGLDADKLARAKPDAIVMHPGPMNRGVEIDGTLADDINRSVIQEQVEMGVAVRMAAMDLLAQNLRKSRSQPAAG; encoded by the coding sequence ATGTCTTCCCCCACCTCTCCCCCCCTCTCTCCTACCGGTTTTGGCCACCGCCATCTTTTGGGGATCGAGCCGCTCAAACCACATGAGATCACCGCAATTCTGGATCTCGCCGACAGCTATGTCGATCTGAACCGCCGCCCCGAGAAACACTCGGACGCCCTTGCCGGTCTCACCCAGATCAACATGTTCTTTGAAAACTCCACCCGCACCCAGGCGAGTTTTGAGATTGCCGGCAAACGTCTGGGCGCGGATGTGATGAATATGGCGATGCAGGCCTCCTCAATCAAAAAGGGCGAGACCCTGATTGATACCGCGATGACGCTGAACGCCATGCACCCCGATCTGCTGGTGGTGCGCCATCCCCATTCCGGCGCGGTGGACCTGCTGGCGCAAAAGGTCAACTGCGCGGTGCTGAACGCCGGCGACGGACGCCACGAACACCCAACTCAGGCGCTGCTGGATGCGCTGACGATACGGCGCGCCAAGGGCCGCCTGCACCGGCTCAATATCGCCATCTGCGGCGATGTCGCCCATAGCCGTGTGGCGCGCTCAAACCTGATCCTGCTGGGCAAGATGGAAAACCGCATCCGCCTGATTGGCCCGCCGACCCTGGTTCCCAGTCAGTTCGCTGAATTTGGCGCCGAGATTTATGACGACATGCACGAAGGCCTGAAAGACGTCGATGTGGTGATGATGCTGCGCTTGCAGAAAGAACGCATGGACGGCGGCTTTATCCCGTCAGAGCGGGAATATTATCACCGCTACGGGCTGGACGCCGACAAGCTGGCGCGGGCCAAACCCGATGCCATCGTCATGCATCCCGGTCCGATGAACCGTGGCGTGGAAATCGACGGCACCCTGGCGGATGACATCAACCGGTCGGTGATTCAGGAACAGGTGGAAATGGGGGTCGCCGTGCGGATGGCCGCGATGGATCTGTTGGCGCAAAACCTGCGTAAAAGCCGCAGCCAACCGGCGGCAGGCTGA
- the pyrC gene encoding dihydroorotase, whose amino-acid sequence MTLLFINARLIDPEAGTDSLGALLVQDGTIAEVLPAGTEPGQLFRARNIEASSVEIIDCAGKCLAPGIVDIGVKVCEPGERHKESYKTAGLAAAAGGVTTIVTRPDTAPAIDSPETLEFVTRRAQADAPVHVLPMAALTKGREGREMTEIGFLMDAGAVAFSDCDHVVSNTKVFSRALTYARSCGALVIAHPQEPLLSAGAAATSGKFAALRGLPAVSPMAERMGLDRDIALLEMTGAKYHADQITTARALPALERAKANGLDITAGTSIHHLTLNELDVADYRTFFKVKPPLRSEDDRLAVAEAVRSGLIDTISSMHTPQDEESKRLPFEEAAAGAVALETLLPAAMRLYHAELLDLPTLFRAMSLNPAKRLGLASGRLSAGAPADLVLFDPDMPFVMDRFQLKSKSQNTPYDGQRMQGRVLATYVTGTPVYRRD is encoded by the coding sequence ATGACCCTTCTCTTTATCAATGCCCGCCTGATTGACCCCGAAGCCGGCACCGATAGTCTGGGGGCTTTGCTGGTTCAGGACGGAACGATTGCCGAAGTGCTGCCTGCGGGTACGGAGCCCGGGCAACTGTTTCGTGCGCGAAACATTGAGGCCAGCAGTGTCGAAATCATCGACTGCGCAGGCAAATGCCTTGCCCCCGGCATTGTCGATATCGGCGTCAAGGTCTGCGAGCCGGGCGAGCGCCACAAGGAAAGCTACAAGACCGCTGGCCTAGCGGCGGCGGCTGGCGGTGTGACCACCATTGTCACCCGTCCCGATACCGCCCCCGCCATCGACAGCCCGGAAACCCTGGAATTTGTCACCCGTCGCGCCCAGGCGGATGCCCCGGTGCATGTGCTGCCCATGGCGGCACTGACCAAGGGGCGCGAAGGGCGCGAGATGACCGAAATTGGCTTTCTGATGGATGCCGGTGCGGTGGCCTTTTCCGACTGCGACCATGTGGTCAGCAACACCAAGGTGTTTTCGCGCGCGCTGACCTATGCGCGCTCTTGCGGGGCGCTGGTGATAGCCCATCCGCAGGAACCGCTGCTGAGCGCCGGGGCTGCCGCGACATCGGGCAAGTTTGCAGCCCTGCGCGGCCTGCCTGCGGTGTCGCCGATGGCGGAACGGATGGGGCTGGATCGCGACATTGCGCTGCTGGAAATGACCGGGGCCAAATATCACGCCGATCAGATCACCACCGCCCGCGCCCTGCCGGCGCTGGAACGGGCCAAGGCAAACGGGCTGGACATCACCGCCGGCACCTCGATCCACCATCTGACCCTGAACGAGCTGGACGTGGCGGACTATCGCACCTTCTTCAAGGTGAAGCCGCCCCTGCGCAGCGAAGACGACCGGCTGGCGGTGGCCGAGGCGGTGCGCAGCGGGCTGATCGACACGATCTCCTCGATGCACACGCCGCAGGATGAAGAAAGCAAACGCCTGCCCTTTGAGGAAGCCGCCGCCGGTGCGGTGGCGCTGGAAACCCTGCTGCCGGCGGCGATGCGGCTGTATCACGCTGAGCTGTTGGACCTGCCAACACTGTTTCGCGCCATGTCGCTCAATCCGGCCAAACGGCTGGGGCTGGCCTCGGGGCGGCTCAGCGCCGGGGCGCCCGCCGATCTGGTGCTGTTTGATCCCGACATGCCCTTTGTGATGGATCGCTTCCAGCTGAAGTCAAAATCGCAAAATACGCCCTATGACGGACAGCGCATGCAGGGCAGAGTGCTGGCAACCTATGTCACCGGTACGCCGGTATACCGGAGAGACTGA
- the plsY gene encoding glycerol-3-phosphate 1-O-acyltransferase PlsY, which produces MPLIESAAAILMLWAVIGYLLGSIPFGLVLTRAMGLGNLREIGSGNIGTTNVLRTGSKAAAAATLILDGGKGAAAVLLARFLAGEDAAQLAGLAAFLGHCFPVWLRFRGGKGVATFLGLMLALAWPVGIACCLTWIATAAVSRISSLSALVAALAAPLWAYLMNAPASIALAILLAAIVFWRHGANISRLLTGTEPRIGQK; this is translated from the coding sequence ATGCCCCTGATTGAAAGTGCCGCCGCCATCCTGATGCTCTGGGCCGTGATTGGCTATTTGCTGGGCTCGATCCCCTTTGGTCTGGTTTTGACCAGGGCAATGGGGCTGGGAAACCTGCGCGAGATAGGCTCGGGCAATATTGGCACCACCAACGTGCTGCGCACCGGCAGCAAAGCCGCCGCGGCAGCGACGCTGATCCTGGATGGCGGCAAGGGCGCGGCGGCGGTGCTTCTGGCGCGTTTTCTGGCAGGCGAAGACGCGGCGCAGCTGGCCGGACTCGCGGCCTTTCTCGGCCATTGCTTTCCGGTCTGGTTGAGGTTCAGGGGCGGCAAGGGGGTTGCCACCTTCCTGGGCTTGATGCTGGCGCTGGCCTGGCCCGTCGGGATCGCCTGTTGCCTGACCTGGATTGCAACAGCCGCCGTCAGCCGGATTTCATCGCTGAGCGCCCTGGTCGCCGCCCTGGCGGCGCCGCTCTGGGCCTATCTGATGAATGCCCCCGCCAGCATTGCCCTGGCCATCCTGCTGGCGGCCATCGTGTTCTGGCGCCACGGCGCCAATATAAGCCGCCTCCTGACTGGAACCGAGCCGCGCATTGGTCAAAAGTAG
- the lfb1 gene encoding LIC10280 family protein, producing MKLFCSRRLMVAGLMASTLFAASGAMAQSVAGLYRAEGRNPDGSSYSGTVQIRDNKGVILVNWQVGSQSYSGSGTRNGDVIWVNWGDQYPVVYVRMPSGELHGTWANGKGLERLIP from the coding sequence ATGAAGCTTTTTTGCTCACGTCGGCTGATGGTTGCCGGTCTCATGGCATCCACATTATTCGCCGCCAGCGGTGCCATGGCTCAAAGCGTCGCCGGGCTCTACCGGGCAGAGGGGCGCAACCCGGATGGCAGCAGCTATAGCGGCACGGTACAGATCCGCGACAACAAGGGGGTGATTTTGGTCAACTGGCAGGTCGGCAGTCAAAGCTATTCTGGCAGCGGCACCCGCAATGGTGATGTGATCTGGGTCAATTGGGGCGACCAATATCCGGTTGTCTATGTGCGCATGCCCAGCGGAGAGCTGCATGGCACCTGGGCCAATGGCAAAGGCCTGGAGCGGCTCATTCCCTAA
- a CDS encoding YHS domain-containing (seleno)protein, translating to MTPFKSLLSGVALSVAMATSALAAGVELNASSTGLAMQGYDPVAYFTDGAPAKGSYKITTVFNDATYRFASEEHKAQFEANPEAYLPAYGGYCAFGTAMGFKFDGDPTYWKIVDNTLYLNLSKDIQERWEGNIPGFVEDANGHWENIADVEPAALQQ from the coding sequence ATGACCCCATTTAAATCCCTGCTGAGCGGCGTCGCACTTTCGGTTGCAATGGCAACCTCGGCATTGGCCGCAGGCGTTGAGCTCAACGCATCCTCCACCGGTCTTGCCATGCAGGGCTATGACCCCGTCGCCTATTTCACCGACGGCGCCCCCGCCAAGGGCAGCTATAAAATCACCACTGTTTTTAATGACGCGACCTACCGCTTTGCCTCGGAAGAGCACAAAGCGCAGTTTGAGGCCAACCCCGAAGCATATCTGCCCGCCTATGGCGGCTACTGCGCCTTTGGCACCGCCATGGGCTTTAAGTTCGACGGCGACCCAACCTACTGGAAGATCGTCGACAACACACTGTACCTGAACCTGTCCAAGGACATTCAGGAACGTTGGGAAGGCAATATCCCGGGCTTTGTTGAAGACGCCAACGGCCACTGGGAAAACATCGCCGACGTAGAGCCAGCAGCGCTGCAGCAGTAA
- a CDS encoding GbsR/MarR family transcriptional regulator: MNLTPAMQNFILHWGEMGSKWGVNRSVAQIHALLHISPEAMTADDICETLNLARSNVSNGLKELQSQGLVKASRQLGDRRDHFTSIRDMFDLVDAVIKARREREFAPTLRALDAVMQEAETDKTPAVVKDRMGETLRVMQMFDDWYVDFARLPRSVHLAVLKLGAKLVRFLPGGKPKD, encoded by the coding sequence ATGAACCTCACCCCCGCCATGCAGAACTTTATCCTCCACTGGGGAGAGATGGGCTCCAAATGGGGGGTCAACCGCTCGGTGGCGCAGATCCATGCGCTGCTGCATATCTCCCCCGAGGCCATGACGGCGGATGACATTTGCGAGACGCTGAATCTGGCACGCTCCAATGTCTCCAACGGGCTGAAAGAGCTGCAATCCCAGGGGCTGGTCAAGGCTTCGCGGCAATTGGGCGACCGGCGCGATCACTTCACCTCGATCCGCGACATGTTTGATCTGGTTGATGCAGTGATCAAGGCCCGGCGCGAGCGCGAATTTGCCCCCACCCTGCGGGCGCTGGACGCGGTGATGCAAGAGGCCGAAACGGACAAGACCCCCGCAGTGGTCAAGGACCGCATGGGCGAGACCCTGCGGGTGATGCAGATGTTTGACGACTGGTATGTCGATTTTGCCCGCCTGCCCCGATCCGTACATCTGGCAGTGCTGAAACTCGGCGCCAAGCTGGTGCGCTTCCTGCCTGGTGGTAAACCCAAGGACTAA
- a CDS encoding glutamate--cysteine ligase: MSIPQSGGGPIERHEDLAEYLASGCKPRDAWRIGTEHEKFGYCKDTLKPLPFEGERSIVAVLQGLRDSYGWAPVTEGGNLIGLEKDGANVSLEPGGALELSGAPLETIHETCDEVNTHLREVKDISDKIGVGFIGLGAAPIWSHDEMPLMPKGRYRLMNDYMAKVGTMGRDMMRRTTTVQVNIDFGSEADMVQKLRVALALQPVATALFANSPFFEGKPNGHKSWRSKIWRHLDDSRTGMLPFVFDEGFGFEAYVQYALDVPMYFVYRDGEYINALGMSFRDFLQGKLPALPGEIPTLSDWADHLTTAFPEARIKKYMEMRGADGGPWRRLCALPAFWVGLTYDQSALDAAWDLVKGWDAETREGLRVAASRDALQAEVNGIKMHDLAREVVAISDSGLKNRARPGAGGLVPDETHFLNALKDSLDSGKVPADELLERYHGDWNGDLTRIYADYSY, from the coding sequence ATGTCCATTCCCCAGTCCGGCGGCGGACCCATTGAGCGCCACGAAGATCTGGCTGAGTATCTGGCCAGTGGCTGCAAGCCACGTGATGCCTGGCGCATCGGCACCGAGCACGAGAAGTTCGGCTATTGCAAAGACACGCTAAAGCCGCTGCCCTTTGAGGGGGAGCGCTCGATTGTGGCGGTGCTGCAGGGGCTGCGCGACAGCTATGGCTGGGCGCCGGTCACCGAAGGCGGCAATCTGATCGGGTTGGAAAAAGACGGCGCCAATGTCAGCCTGGAGCCGGGCGGCGCACTGGAACTGTCCGGCGCTCCGCTGGAAACCATCCACGAGACCTGCGACGAGGTGAACACCCACCTGCGCGAGGTCAAGGATATCTCCGACAAGATTGGCGTCGGTTTTATCGGTCTGGGCGCGGCACCGATCTGGTCCCATGACGAAATGCCCCTGATGCCCAAGGGCCGCTATCGCCTGATGAATGATTACATGGCCAAGGTCGGCACCATGGGGCGCGACATGATGCGCCGTACCACCACGGTGCAGGTCAATATCGACTTTGGCTCCGAGGCAGACATGGTGCAGAAACTGCGCGTCGCCCTGGCGCTGCAGCCGGTGGCCACCGCACTGTTTGCCAATTCCCCCTTCTTTGAGGGCAAACCCAACGGTCATAAGAGCTGGCGCAGCAAGATCTGGCGGCATCTGGATGACAGCCGCACCGGCATGTTGCCCTTTGTCTTTGACGAAGGTTTTGGCTTTGAAGCCTACGTGCAATATGCGCTGGATGTGCCGATGTATTTTGTCTACCGCGACGGCGAATACATCAATGCGCTGGGCATGTCCTTCCGCGATTTCCTGCAGGGCAAACTGCCAGCCCTGCCCGGTGAAATCCCCACCCTGTCGGATTGGGCGGATCATTTGACCACCGCCTTCCCCGAGGCACGGATCAAGAAATACATGGAGATGCGCGGCGCCGACGGAGGCCCCTGGCGGCGTCTTTGTGCACTGCCGGCCTTCTGGGTGGGCCTGACCTATGACCAAAGCGCGCTGGATGCGGCCTGGGATCTGGTCAAGGGCTGGGACGCCGAGACCCGCGAAGGGCTGCGGGTGGCGGCCTCCCGCGATGCGCTGCAAGCCGAGGTGAACGGCATCAAGATGCATGATCTGGCCCGCGAAGTGGTGGCGATTTCCGATTCGGGCCTGAAAAACCGCGCCCGTCCCGGTGCTGGTGGCTTGGTGCCCGATGAGACCCATTTCCTCAACGCGCTGAAAGACAGCCTGGACAGTGGCAAGGTGCCGGCGGATGAGCTGTTGGAGCGCTATCACGGTGACTGGAATGGCGATCTGACCCGGATCTACGCTGACTACAGCTACTAA
- a CDS encoding GNAT family N-acetyltransferase: protein MRRATQADLAAVQDFLAPRVATSMFLSGNLRDQGLTSAQTAPRAGADHRKSMTLWLGEEAGQITGVIGYAAAGYVVFEAPALTQADYPALREALFGRPLLGLNGAVDQVAHLVAALDLPCHRAAMDEVEPHYHLALSALTIPSGAGRLRPALAQDLPQLIQWRMASEVETLGARDSAENRARARVSLQELMAADRLRVLEQDGLAVAMTNFNAALPAIVQVGGVYTPPDLRGRGYARRAVALHLAEARGRGVTEAILFAANTAAARAYEAIGFARIGSYRIVNFDPGITLGETQLGELS from the coding sequence ATGCGCCGCGCCACCCAGGCGGATCTTGCCGCTGTTCAGGATTTTCTGGCCCCAAGGGTGGCAACCTCGATGTTTCTGTCCGGCAACCTGCGCGATCAGGGGCTGACGTCGGCGCAGACAGCGCCCAGGGCTGGCGCGGATCACCGCAAATCCATGACGCTTTGGCTTGGCGAAGAGGCCGGTCAGATCACCGGGGTGATTGGCTATGCTGCTGCGGGCTATGTGGTGTTTGAGGCCCCGGCGCTGACCCAGGCAGACTATCCTGCGCTGCGCGAGGCCTTGTTTGGGCGGCCGCTGCTGGGGCTCAATGGCGCGGTGGATCAGGTGGCCCATTTGGTTGCGGCTTTGGATTTGCCCTGCCACCGCGCCGCGATGGATGAGGTGGAGCCGCATTATCATCTGGCGCTCAGCGCTCTTACTATTCCCAGTGGAGCGGGCCGGCTGCGCCCGGCGCTGGCACAGGATCTGCCCCAATTGATCCAGTGGCGCATGGCGTCCGAGGTGGAAACCCTGGGCGCGCGCGACAGCGCCGAGAACCGGGCGCGGGCGCGGGTCAGCCTGCAAGAGCTGATGGCGGCGGATCGGTTGCGGGTGCTGGAACAGGATGGCCTGGCGGTGGCAATGACCAATTTCAACGCCGCCTTACCTGCCATCGTGCAGGTGGGCGGGGTCTATACGCCGCCAGATTTGCGCGGACGGGGGTATGCCCGACGCGCGGTTGCGCTGCATCTGGCCGAGGCGCGGGGCCGGGGGGTCACAGAGGCAATCCTGTTTGCGGCCAATACCGCCGCCGCCCGCGCCTATGAAGCCATCGGATTTGCCCGCATCGGCAGCTACCGGATTGTAAATTTTGATCCAGGCATCACATTGGGAGAGACCCAACTGGGAGAGCTATCATGA
- a CDS encoding 16S rRNA (uracil(1498)-N(3))-methyltransferase, with product MSAKIRLYVEHPLGAGQSIPLTKEQAHYLFGVMRQRLGGAVALFNGRDGEWQAEVTEAGKRGGVLTCVDQSKPLQMPPDLWLIFAPIKKARTDFIVEKAAEMGAARILPVGTEYTNSERIRQDRLQAHAVEAAEQCGGTYVPEVGELQKLSQLLDHWPAERQLMFCDEAEVGNALQLAAQDHKDAPWAILIGPEGGFSEKERKRLHAMAQSHVVSLGPRILRADTAAVAAMTLWQQALGDW from the coding sequence ATGAGTGCAAAAATCAGACTGTATGTAGAGCACCCTTTGGGTGCAGGGCAATCCATTCCTCTGACCAAGGAGCAGGCGCATTACCTCTTTGGGGTGATGCGGCAGCGTCTGGGCGGCGCTGTGGCGCTGTTCAATGGCCGTGATGGCGAATGGCAAGCCGAAGTGACCGAGGCGGGCAAACGCGGCGGCGTGCTGACCTGTGTGGACCAAAGCAAACCTCTGCAGATGCCGCCGGATCTGTGGCTGATCTTTGCCCCGATCAAAAAGGCGCGCACCGATTTTATCGTGGAAAAGGCCGCCGAGATGGGCGCGGCCCGGATCCTGCCGGTGGGAACGGAATACACCAATTCCGAGCGCATCCGGCAGGACCGTCTGCAGGCCCATGCCGTTGAGGCCGCCGAGCAATGTGGCGGCACCTATGTGCCAGAGGTTGGTGAGTTGCAAAAACTCTCGCAGCTGCTGGATCACTGGCCCGCCGAGCGCCAGCTGATGTTCTGCGACGAGGCCGAGGTGGGCAATGCGCTGCAATTGGCGGCGCAGGACCACAAAGACGCGCCCTGGGCCATTCTCATTGGCCCCGAAGGCGGCTTTTCCGAAAAAGAACGCAAGCGCCTGCACGCCATGGCGCAGTCCCATGTGGTCAGCCTTGGCCCGCGTATTCTGCGCGCAGATACCGCTGCCGTTGCCGCCATGACCCTGTGGCAGCAAGCTCTGGGGGATTGGTAG